One Micromonospora sp. WMMD812 genomic window carries:
- a CDS encoding RidA family protein, with amino-acid sequence MSNGPHAKLAELGYELPEVVPPVASYVPAVQSGQHVYVSGQLPMAEGKLLATGKVGAGVSADQAKDLAQRCALNSLAAIDSLVGLENVVKIVKLTGFVASAPGFTGQPAVINGASDLFGAVFGEAGRHARSAVGVAELPLDAPVEIEVIVEVG; translated from the coding sequence ATGAGCAACGGTCCACACGCCAAGCTCGCCGAGCTGGGGTACGAGCTGCCCGAGGTGGTGCCTCCGGTCGCCAGCTACGTGCCGGCGGTGCAGTCCGGGCAGCACGTCTACGTGTCCGGGCAGCTGCCGATGGCCGAGGGGAAGCTGCTCGCCACCGGCAAGGTCGGCGCCGGCGTCTCCGCCGACCAGGCCAAGGACCTCGCCCAGCGCTGCGCGCTCAACTCGCTGGCCGCGATCGACTCGCTGGTCGGCCTGGAGAACGTGGTCAAGATCGTGAAGCTGACCGGCTTCGTGGCGTCCGCGCCCGGGTTCACCGGTCAGCCCGCGGTGATCAACGGGGCCTCGGACCTGTTCGGCGCCGTCTTCGGCGAGGCGGGTCGGCACGCGCGCAGCGCGGTCGGCGTGGCGGAGCTGCCCCTGGACGCCCCGGTCGAGATCGAGGTCATCGTCGAGGTCGGCTGA
- a CDS encoding MBL fold metallo-hydrolase, with amino-acid sequence MTGHVTAPAAALADQLPGWVMLLRAPNPGPMTLDGTNTWLLRAPGERLGVVVDPGPAHESHLAMIAARGPIGLVLITHGHPDHTEGAGRLSDLLGGVPVRAADPAHTIGGPPLTTDATLDVPGLSVRLVPTPGHTADSVCFLVEHDGQRVVLTGDTILGRGTTVVAHPDGHLGDYLASLELLSTYRGLPALPGHGPALADCGAAADFYLAHRRARLDQVRAAVAAGAGTAAEVVAAVYADVDRSLWWAAEWSVRAQLEYLGVPSRESGTGGTELEQP; translated from the coding sequence ATGACCGGGCACGTGACCGCGCCGGCGGCGGCGCTCGCCGACCAGCTGCCGGGCTGGGTGATGCTGCTGCGCGCGCCGAACCCGGGGCCGATGACCCTCGACGGCACCAACACCTGGCTCCTCCGCGCGCCGGGCGAGCGGCTCGGCGTCGTCGTCGACCCGGGCCCGGCGCACGAGAGCCATCTCGCCATGATCGCCGCCCGCGGGCCGATCGGGCTGGTGCTGATCACCCACGGCCACCCCGACCACACCGAGGGCGCCGGCCGGCTGAGCGACCTGCTCGGCGGGGTGCCGGTGCGCGCCGCCGACCCGGCGCACACCATCGGCGGCCCGCCGCTGACCACCGACGCGACGCTGGACGTCCCCGGGCTGTCGGTGCGGCTCGTCCCGACGCCGGGGCACACCGCCGACTCGGTCTGCTTCCTGGTCGAGCACGACGGCCAGCGGGTGGTGCTCACCGGCGACACCATCCTCGGGCGGGGCACGACCGTGGTCGCCCACCCGGACGGGCACCTCGGCGACTATCTGGCCAGCCTGGAGCTGCTCTCGACGTACCGGGGGCTCCCCGCGCTGCCGGGCCACGGCCCGGCCCTGGCCGACTGCGGCGCGGCGGCCGACTTCTACCTCGCCCACCGGCGGGCCCGGCTCGACCAGGTGCGGGCGGCGGTCGCCGCCGGCGCCGGCACCGCGGCCGAGGTGGTCGCCGCGGTCTACGCCGACGTGGACCGGTCGCTCTGGTGGGCCGCCGAGTGGTCGGTGCGGGCCCAGTTGGAGTACCTCGGGGTGCCGAGCCGGGAATCCGGGACCGGGGGTACGGAGTTGGAGCAGCCGTGA
- a CDS encoding acyl-CoA dehydrogenase, with protein MNVDLTDEQEQLRDAVRTLGRRYGHDYFVAKAKAGEHTTELWAEAGRLGYLGVNIPTEYGGGGGGITELAIVCEELAAAGCPLLLLVVSPAIAATVINRHGTEAQRKRFLPGFADGTLKVVFAITEPEAGSNFHRLGTVARRDGDDWLLSGRKCYISGVDEAQYVLVVARTEEESTGKLKPALFVVPTDAPGLTRSKLDMEILSPENQFLLYLDDVRLPADALVGESVDAGLPALFAGLNPERITVAAMGAGTGRYAIERASSYTATRKVWGGRTIGSHQGVSHPLAHAAVQVELARLMIHRAATLYDAGRDLEAGVAGNMAKYAAGEAAALAVDTAVQALGGAGMTTEYGVATLLGAVRAGRIAPVSREMILNFVAQHVLGQDKSY; from the coding sequence ATGAACGTCGACCTCACCGACGAGCAGGAACAGCTCCGCGACGCCGTACGGACGCTGGGCCGGCGCTACGGCCACGACTACTTCGTGGCGAAGGCGAAGGCCGGCGAGCACACCACCGAGCTGTGGGCCGAGGCCGGCCGGCTCGGCTATCTCGGGGTCAACATCCCCACCGAGTACGGCGGCGGGGGTGGCGGCATCACCGAGCTGGCCATCGTCTGCGAGGAGCTGGCCGCCGCCGGCTGCCCGCTGCTGCTGCTCGTGGTGTCCCCCGCCATCGCCGCCACCGTGATCAACCGGCACGGCACGGAGGCGCAGCGCAAGCGGTTCCTGCCCGGCTTCGCCGACGGCACCCTGAAGGTGGTCTTCGCGATCACCGAGCCGGAGGCCGGGTCGAACTTCCACCGGCTCGGCACGGTGGCCCGCCGCGACGGCGACGACTGGCTGCTCTCCGGCCGCAAGTGCTACATCTCAGGGGTCGACGAGGCGCAGTACGTGCTGGTGGTCGCCCGGACCGAGGAGGAGTCCACCGGCAAGCTCAAGCCGGCGCTGTTCGTCGTGCCGACCGACGCGCCCGGGCTGACCCGGTCCAAGCTGGACATGGAGATCCTGTCCCCGGAGAACCAGTTCCTGCTCTACCTCGACGACGTCCGGCTGCCGGCCGACGCGCTGGTCGGCGAGTCGGTGGACGCCGGGCTGCCGGCGCTCTTCGCCGGGCTCAACCCGGAGCGCATCACGGTCGCCGCGATGGGCGCCGGCACCGGCCGGTACGCGATCGAGCGCGCGTCGTCGTACACCGCCACCCGGAAGGTGTGGGGCGGCCGGACCATCGGCTCGCACCAGGGCGTGTCCCACCCGCTGGCCCACGCGGCGGTGCAGGTGGAGCTGGCCCGACTGATGATCCACCGGGCGGCCACCCTCTACGACGCCGGCCGGGACCTGGAGGCCGGAGTCGCCGGCAACATGGCCAAGTACGCGGCCGGCGAGGCCGCCGCGCTCGCCGTGGACACCGCCGTGCAGGCGCTCGGCGGCGCGGGCATGACCACCGAATACGGCGTGGCCACCCTGCTCGGCGCGGTCCGGGCCGGACGGATCGCCCCGGTCAGCCGGGAGATGATCCTGAACTTCGTGGCCCAGCACGTCCTCGGCCAGGACAAGTCGTACTGA
- a CDS encoding serine/threonine-protein kinase: MTDTPSGGLPVPIVPGLTDLRVFARGGYATVYQATQISVGREVAVKVENRTLDSERDQARFLREARAAGRMSSHPHVVDLFDVGVTVDQHPYLIMELCDGSYAERMRTSPLGAAEARDLGIKIADALAHSHAAGVLHRDVKPANILYSHFNSAVLADFGLAVLAEVRDASVTLEVLTPAYAPPEMFSHSPPSPAVDVYALCATLYAVMHGRPPRWQSERNPSLVTVLEMFNQPVPGLPGVPGELIDVLRAGMANDPGERPSAVELRGMLSALPLDPTTAPVSGAPVSGIPVSGGPTGSAGPYTAGRARPAPRAPAEDAHPTVPASTPAGGRRWRRRWFLGGAGVLALAGSATAGAWVAGGSPAPSPSPSVSRAAGAAGGMLPGCTTDSGATTVLPGGARCLAELECFGPVRVRGARAEATRVSCDGRHTWETYAEGLLPVSLVGAGHPEVSTAPAVQAVCSTATFRLTTGIDSSAGWHLEVLPPVEGSVDRSFRCLAGRGVDALVGPTLTGR, from the coding sequence GTGACCGACACCCCGTCCGGAGGCCTACCGGTCCCCATCGTGCCCGGTCTAACCGATTTGCGGGTGTTTGCCCGTGGTGGCTACGCCACCGTCTACCAGGCCACCCAGATCTCGGTGGGCCGCGAGGTCGCGGTCAAGGTGGAGAACCGCACGCTGGACAGCGAGCGCGATCAGGCCCGGTTCCTGCGCGAGGCGCGGGCCGCCGGCCGGATGTCGTCGCATCCCCACGTCGTCGATCTGTTCGACGTCGGGGTCACCGTCGACCAGCACCCCTACCTGATCATGGAACTCTGCGACGGGTCGTACGCGGAGCGGATGCGCACCTCCCCGCTCGGCGCCGCGGAGGCCCGTGACCTGGGCATCAAGATCGCCGACGCGCTGGCGCACTCGCACGCGGCCGGGGTGCTGCACCGGGACGTGAAACCGGCGAACATCCTCTACTCGCACTTCAACTCGGCGGTGCTGGCCGACTTCGGGCTGGCCGTGCTGGCCGAGGTGCGCGACGCCTCGGTCACGCTGGAGGTGCTGACCCCGGCCTACGCGCCGCCGGAGATGTTCAGCCACAGCCCGCCGTCGCCCGCGGTCGACGTCTACGCGCTCTGCGCCACGCTCTACGCGGTGATGCACGGCCGGCCGCCGCGCTGGCAGTCCGAGCGCAACCCGAGCCTGGTCACCGTGCTGGAGATGTTCAACCAGCCGGTCCCCGGGCTGCCCGGCGTGCCCGGCGAGCTGATCGACGTGCTGCGCGCCGGAATGGCGAACGACCCGGGCGAGCGGCCCTCCGCGGTCGAGCTGCGGGGGATGCTCTCGGCCCTGCCGCTCGACCCCACCACGGCGCCGGTCAGCGGCGCGCCGGTCAGCGGGATCCCGGTCAGCGGTGGTCCCACCGGCTCCGCCGGCCCGTACACCGCCGGCCGGGCCCGTCCGGCGCCCCGCGCGCCGGCCGAGGACGCGCATCCCACGGTCCCCGCATCCACCCCGGCGGGTGGCCGGCGGTGGCGCCGCCGCTGGTTCCTCGGCGGTGCCGGGGTGCTCGCGCTGGCCGGCTCGGCCACCGCCGGCGCCTGGGTGGCCGGAGGCAGCCCGGCGCCGAGCCCGTCCCCCTCGGTGAGCCGGGCGGCCGGCGCGGCCGGCGGGATGCTGCCCGGGTGCACCACCGACTCCGGCGCGACGACCGTCCTGCCCGGCGGCGCCCGGTGCCTCGCCGAGCTGGAGTGCTTCGGTCCGGTGCGGGTGCGCGGCGCCCGCGCGGAGGCGACCCGGGTCTCCTGCGACGGCCGGCACACCTGGGAGACCTACGCCGAGGGGCTGCTGCCGGTGTCCCTGGTCGGCGCCGGCCATCCCGAGGTGAGCACCGCCCCGGCCGTCCAGGCCGTGTGCAGCACCGCCACGTTCCGGCTGACCACCGGCATCGACTCGTCCGCCGGCTGGCATCTCGAAGTGCTGCCACCGGTGGAGGGCAGTGTCGACCGGTCGTTCCGCTGCCTGGCCGGGCGTGGGGTCGACGCGCTGGTGGGGCCGACCCTCACCGGTCGCTGA
- a CDS encoding adenylate/guanylate cyclase domain-containing protein, translated as MTCPVCGTVAVPGARFCHNCGAALPAAATLPAAERRVVTVLFGDLSDFTSWSEDLDPERVGAVTDRVLAALAGAVKTFGGHVDKLTGDGIMAVFGAPVAHEDDAERAVRAALSMQRAVRRVLDDERGGGAPLGLRVGLNTGDVIAGIQAAIEYTVIGDTVNTAARLADAAAVGAVYAGARTSAATRHVASWRALRPLRLKGKREPVEAYELLGLLDAPGTRSGLGDEAPFVGRETEIGRVAGRLAEVIDRGEPRVLLMTAEAGIGKSRFAAEVERLAAGYDVGAGRYAAHTGARVLSVRCAAFGERRRLAPLADLVRAAVGLPNDASTALTRPAVEERFRRLGQRLARGGGEPAPIATDQLLALLGYAELPAHGTDNGEWTATGGPPADAEAVPNAVADLLSALAVEAPLVMIVDDLHDATAETIRALGVTLSRLTGPVLVLLLGRPELVRTAGALTRVADAEVHALPPLRGADAARLLTTYLSGGKLPQADSDRLLATAQGNPFYLAELVTLLLERGALTAGPGRGADVGWRLAPGSLGSRLLSRDLAAVLAARIDALPLDARSALRDAAVVGDTVPAGALEALREQRLGSAGRPSAVAAVELERAVEELLQRRMLHRTRTGYAFATPLMREAAYAGVSKAELAERHAALARWAAPAAAGDDPAPATAVGFTEPDRDDFVAAHVERAAALADAVTLRPDAPARAVIPLGVAALGRAARRSLAAGEPALAVDYAERAAELAPDGVPAADRVGHARALLQVGRVGDALASAEKIAANAGEESTRASALLLAGQAHQTLGDQARAVGAWQEALQVASAGGLPTLRASAMRRLGMADFVAGRLSQASSRLAGAYQVSLAAQDRRGQAWSLQNLAWVTTTRGDFAGTDAVLGRAARLFAELKDPYGRAWLRGTTAFARLLAGRLREACRLARVFLPFGERVGEAWAVGTLRAVEAFAAAELGELADADREARRAYREFAAASDDWGRGFALVVRAVVARGLGEPGHAADLLGDAMSYADRTAHPLLTGMAGTLRGFVALDLGDVAAAERDARAVLTAVEPHNPQAPAQVGPRVLLATARLAAGDPATAVGLLAPVATAAANTPSLLFSRRQTWARYASALLAHGQRDQALDWARRAVAAPAEDVRSQVIAASVLAEALAACGRPAEALASAEEAVRLAYATEQRSERYLAEALRQRLAG; from the coding sequence GTGACCTGCCCCGTGTGCGGAACCGTCGCCGTCCCCGGCGCGCGGTTCTGCCACAACTGCGGTGCGGCGCTGCCGGCCGCCGCAACGCTGCCGGCCGCCGAGCGGCGAGTGGTGACGGTGCTCTTCGGCGACCTGTCCGACTTCACCTCGTGGTCCGAGGACCTCGACCCGGAACGGGTCGGCGCGGTGACCGACCGGGTGCTCGCCGCCCTCGCCGGCGCGGTGAAGACCTTCGGCGGGCACGTGGACAAGCTGACCGGCGACGGGATCATGGCCGTCTTCGGCGCGCCGGTGGCGCACGAGGACGACGCCGAGCGGGCGGTTCGCGCCGCGCTCTCCATGCAGCGGGCGGTCCGTCGGGTGCTCGACGACGAGCGCGGCGGCGGCGCGCCGCTCGGCCTGCGGGTCGGCCTCAACACCGGCGACGTGATCGCCGGCATCCAGGCCGCGATCGAGTACACGGTCATCGGCGACACGGTCAACACCGCCGCCCGGCTCGCCGACGCCGCCGCGGTCGGCGCGGTCTACGCCGGCGCCCGGACCTCCGCGGCCACCCGGCACGTCGCGTCCTGGCGGGCCCTGCGTCCGCTGCGGCTCAAGGGCAAGCGCGAGCCGGTCGAGGCGTACGAACTGCTCGGCCTCCTGGACGCGCCCGGCACCCGGTCCGGTCTCGGCGACGAGGCGCCGTTCGTCGGCCGGGAGACCGAGATCGGCCGGGTCGCCGGTCGGCTCGCCGAGGTGATCGACCGGGGTGAGCCGCGGGTGCTGCTCATGACCGCCGAGGCGGGCATCGGCAAGTCCCGGTTCGCCGCCGAGGTGGAACGCCTGGCCGCCGGGTACGACGTGGGCGCCGGCCGGTACGCCGCGCACACCGGCGCCCGGGTGCTCTCCGTGCGCTGCGCCGCCTTCGGCGAGCGGCGCCGGCTGGCACCCCTGGCCGACCTGGTCCGCGCGGCGGTCGGCCTGCCCAACGACGCGTCCACCGCGTTGACCCGGCCGGCGGTGGAGGAGCGATTTCGTCGGCTCGGCCAGCGGCTCGCCCGCGGCGGCGGCGAACCCGCGCCGATCGCCACCGACCAGCTTCTGGCCCTGCTCGGCTACGCCGAACTGCCCGCGCACGGCACCGACAACGGAGAGTGGACCGCCACGGGCGGCCCGCCGGCCGACGCCGAGGCGGTGCCGAACGCGGTCGCCGACCTGCTCAGCGCGCTCGCCGTCGAGGCGCCGCTGGTGATGATCGTGGACGACCTGCACGACGCGACCGCGGAGACGATCCGTGCGCTCGGGGTGACGCTGTCCCGGCTGACCGGCCCGGTGCTGGTGCTGCTGCTCGGCCGCCCCGAGCTGGTCCGGACGGCCGGTGCGCTGACCCGCGTCGCCGACGCCGAGGTGCACGCGCTGCCGCCGCTGCGCGGCGCCGACGCCGCCCGGCTGCTGACCACCTACCTGAGCGGCGGCAAGCTGCCCCAAGCCGACAGCGACCGGTTGCTCGCCACCGCCCAGGGCAACCCGTTCTACCTGGCCGAACTCGTCACCCTGCTGCTGGAGCGCGGGGCGTTGACCGCCGGGCCGGGCCGGGGCGCCGACGTGGGCTGGCGGCTCGCCCCCGGCTCGCTGGGCAGCCGGCTGCTCTCCCGGGATCTCGCCGCCGTCCTGGCCGCCCGCATCGACGCGCTGCCCCTGGACGCCCGGTCCGCGCTGCGCGACGCCGCCGTGGTCGGCGACACCGTGCCGGCCGGCGCCCTCGAGGCGCTCCGCGAGCAGCGCCTCGGGTCGGCCGGCCGGCCGTCGGCGGTGGCCGCGGTCGAGCTGGAACGCGCCGTCGAGGAGCTGCTGCAACGGCGCATGCTGCACCGCACCCGCACCGGCTACGCCTTCGCCACCCCGCTGATGCGGGAGGCCGCGTACGCCGGGGTGAGCAAGGCCGAGCTGGCCGAGCGGCACGCGGCGCTGGCCCGCTGGGCGGCGCCCGCGGCCGCCGGGGACGACCCGGCGCCCGCCACGGCGGTCGGGTTCACCGAACCCGACCGGGACGACTTCGTCGCCGCGCACGTCGAACGGGCCGCTGCGCTCGCCGACGCGGTGACCCTGCGTCCCGACGCCCCGGCGCGGGCGGTGATCCCGCTCGGGGTCGCCGCGCTCGGCCGGGCCGCCCGCCGGTCGCTCGCCGCCGGCGAGCCGGCGCTCGCCGTCGACTACGCCGAGCGCGCCGCCGAGCTGGCCCCGGACGGTGTGCCGGCGGCCGACCGCGTGGGGCACGCCCGCGCCCTGCTCCAGGTCGGCCGGGTGGGCGACGCGCTCGCCTCGGCCGAGAAGATCGCCGCCAACGCCGGCGAGGAGTCCACCCGGGCGAGCGCGCTGCTCCTGGCCGGGCAGGCGCACCAGACGCTCGGCGACCAGGCCCGCGCCGTGGGGGCGTGGCAGGAGGCGTTGCAGGTGGCCTCCGCCGGCGGGCTGCCCACGCTGCGCGCCTCGGCGATGCGCCGGCTCGGCATGGCCGACTTCGTGGCCGGGCGGTTGAGCCAGGCGAGCAGCCGGCTGGCCGGCGCGTACCAGGTCAGCCTCGCCGCCCAGGACCGGCGCGGGCAGGCCTGGTCGTTGCAGAACCTGGCCTGGGTGACCACCACCCGGGGCGACTTCGCCGGCACCGACGCGGTGCTGGGCCGGGCCGCCCGGCTCTTCGCCGAGCTGAAGGACCCGTACGGGCGGGCCTGGCTGCGCGGCACCACGGCGTTCGCCCGGTTGCTCGCCGGCCGGCTGCGCGAGGCGTGCCGGCTGGCACGGGTCTTCCTGCCGTTCGGTGAGCGGGTCGGCGAGGCGTGGGCGGTGGGCACGCTGCGTGCGGTCGAGGCGTTCGCGGCCGCCGAGCTGGGCGAGCTGGCCGACGCCGACCGGGAGGCGCGCCGGGCGTACCGCGAGTTCGCCGCCGCCTCGGACGACTGGGGACGCGGCTTCGCGCTGGTCGTGCGGGCCGTGGTGGCGCGGGGGCTGGGCGAGCCGGGACACGCCGCCGACCTGCTCGGCGACGCGATGTCGTACGCCGACCGCACCGCCCATCCGCTGCTGACCGGGATGGCCGGCACGCTGCGCGGGTTCGTGGCGCTGGACCTGGGCGACGTGGCGGCCGCCGAGCGCGACGCCCGCGCGGTGCTGACCGCCGTCGAGCCGCACAACCCGCAGGCGCCGGCCCAGGTGGGCCCCCGGGTGCTGCTGGCCACCGCCCGGCTGGCCGCCGGTGACCCGGCGACCGCCGTGGGGCTGCTCGCCCCGGTGGCCACCGCCGCCGCCAACACGCCCTCACTGCTCTTCTCGCGCCGCCAGACGTGGGCCCGGTACGCCTCGGCGCTGCTCGCCCACGGCCAACGGGACCAGGCGCTGGACTGGGCCCGGCGGGCGGTGGCCGCACCGGCGGAGGACGTGCGCAGCCAGGTGATCGCGGCCAGCGTGCTGGCCGAGGCGCTGGCCGCCTGCGGCCGCCCGGCCGAGGCGCTGGCCAGCGCCGAGGAGGCGGTGCGCCTGGCGTACGCCACCGAGCAGCGCAGCGAGCGCTACCTCGCCGAGGCCCTGCGTCAGCGGCTCGCCGGCTGA
- a CDS encoding alpha/beta hydrolase, producing the protein MPRRTRSLAAAGITGVILAGSAVAPAAAAPTPTGWGRPATSDRTSPTEARRVDRVPTPQLGWYGCYDYAECATVRLPLDYDRPNGATTEVALLRVKARDQQNRIGSLFVNPGGPGGAGTDIALAAPYFLGDEVLDRFDIVGVDPRGVANSEQLRCFASVKDQTRAYAGLNVAFPWTKAEEQAYVASSKAVGKGCSTTGKPLSGAMSTAEVARDMDVLRRAVGDPKLTYLGFSYGSVLGQYYANMFPDRVRALVIDGVLDPRAWLGKGTARDLGQEDRMRSAEGAHRALREILARCDAAGPACPLPGGGSAAAFELVAQRLRANPLVIEDPDLGGFTVTYADFVGSTLGALYDPAGYAQVVGLTAELLVLTDPAAASPARERARAAVSRLAAEARQARRFDFPYDNSLETFLGVDCTDANHPTNAASWPARAARADQRDPYFGRLWSWATSPCAGNTWTVRDEDAYTGPFDRRTSVPVLVVGNYWDPATNYRGAVSSAALLPNSRLLSSDSWGHTAYGTSACATGAIDAYLVRGTLPAKGTVCTGDVQPFAESARKPAATERAEAAKSSLADQGAPRRGEPKRLPPVVAPLSAVGALTVR; encoded by the coding sequence ATGCCACGACGAACCCGGTCTCTGGCCGCAGCAGGAATCACCGGCGTCATCCTCGCCGGATCGGCTGTCGCTCCGGCGGCCGCCGCACCGACCCCCACCGGCTGGGGCCGTCCGGCCACGTCCGACCGGACGAGCCCGACCGAGGCGCGCCGGGTCGACCGGGTGCCGACGCCCCAGCTCGGCTGGTACGGCTGCTACGACTACGCCGAGTGCGCCACGGTCCGCCTCCCGCTCGACTACGACCGGCCGAACGGGGCCACCACCGAGGTGGCCCTGCTCCGGGTGAAGGCCCGCGACCAGCAGAACCGGATCGGCAGCCTCTTCGTCAACCCGGGTGGCCCGGGCGGCGCCGGCACTGACATCGCGCTGGCGGCGCCCTACTTCCTGGGCGACGAGGTGCTCGACCGGTTCGACATCGTCGGGGTCGACCCGCGCGGGGTGGCCAACAGCGAGCAACTGCGCTGCTTCGCCTCCGTCAAGGACCAGACCCGGGCGTACGCCGGGCTGAACGTCGCCTTCCCGTGGACGAAGGCCGAGGAGCAGGCGTATGTGGCCTCCTCGAAGGCGGTCGGCAAGGGCTGCTCGACCACCGGCAAGCCGCTCTCCGGCGCGATGTCGACCGCCGAGGTCGCCCGCGACATGGACGTGCTCCGCCGGGCGGTCGGCGACCCGAAGCTGACCTACCTCGGCTTCAGCTACGGCAGTGTGCTCGGGCAGTACTACGCGAACATGTTCCCCGATCGGGTCCGCGCCCTGGTGATCGACGGCGTGCTCGACCCGCGGGCGTGGCTGGGTAAGGGCACGGCCCGCGACCTGGGCCAGGAGGACCGGATGCGCAGCGCGGAGGGCGCGCACCGGGCGCTGCGGGAGATCCTGGCCCGCTGCGACGCCGCCGGCCCGGCCTGCCCACTCCCGGGCGGCGGATCGGCCGCCGCGTTCGAGCTGGTGGCGCAGCGGCTGCGCGCCAACCCGCTGGTGATCGAGGATCCGGATCTGGGCGGCTTCACGGTGACCTACGCCGACTTCGTCGGGTCCACCCTCGGCGCGCTCTACGACCCGGCCGGCTACGCCCAGGTGGTGGGCCTCACCGCCGAACTGCTGGTGCTCACCGACCCGGCGGCGGCCTCGCCGGCCCGGGAACGGGCCCGTGCCGCGGTGTCCCGCCTCGCCGCGGAGGCGCGCCAGGCCCGCCGGTTCGACTTCCCGTACGACAACAGCCTGGAGACCTTCCTCGGGGTGGACTGCACCGACGCGAACCACCCGACGAACGCCGCCTCCTGGCCGGCGCGGGCGGCGCGGGCCGACCAGCGCGATCCGTACTTCGGGCGGCTCTGGTCGTGGGCCACCTCGCCCTGCGCCGGGAACACCTGGACGGTGCGCGACGAGGACGCCTACACCGGCCCCTTCGACCGCCGTACCAGCGTCCCGGTGCTGGTGGTGGGCAACTACTGGGACCCGGCGACGAACTACCGCGGCGCGGTCAGCTCCGCCGCGTTGCTGCCGAACAGCCGGCTGCTGAGCAGCGACAGCTGGGGGCACACCGCGTACGGCACCTCGGCCTGTGCGACCGGTGCGATCGACGCGTACCTGGTCCGCGGCACGTTGCCGGCCAAGGGCACGGTCTGCACCGGTGACGTGCAGCCGTTCGCCGAGTCGGCACGGAAGCCGGCGGCGACCGAACGGGCGGAGGCGGCCAAGAGCAGCCTCGCCGACCAGGGCGCGCCGCGCCGGGGTGAGCCGAAGCGGCTCCCGCCGGTGGTCGCGCCGTTGTCGGCGGTGGGCGCGCTCACCGTCCGATGA
- a CDS encoding transporter substrate-binding domain-containing protein, whose protein sequence is MNAHPSRIRLRSVATTLAVALTLALAAAAGCDSRQEPDLPSVQEKLRETHIYGQSKLRIGVAINEPMMGELRNGVHVGFDVEIARYIAASLGYEGDQRLEFVPVSTEDRIPALQGGAVDLVVSSFSITEERKKLVSFAGPYFVTTQEVMVPIRLKDKVRTIEDLRDPAYKICTSGGSTTEAELEKHQVRALVVKDVGDCVDGIRAGRYDAVSSDEAILAGFLSRFPTEFEIVDMPFGTSELLGVGVPIGDPALRDLVAFFLDKSYQQGRDGQASPWQTAYNRTLGPWLPAEKRQPQPLEVPKLVDFDDRAPRR, encoded by the coding sequence ATGAACGCACACCCGTCCCGCATCCGGCTCCGCTCGGTCGCGACGACCCTGGCGGTCGCGCTGACCCTCGCCCTGGCCGCAGCGGCCGGCTGCGACAGCCGGCAGGAGCCGGATCTCCCGTCGGTGCAGGAGAAACTGCGCGAGACGCACATCTACGGCCAGTCGAAGCTGCGGATCGGCGTGGCCATCAACGAGCCGATGATGGGCGAGCTGCGCAACGGCGTGCACGTCGGCTTCGACGTCGAGATCGCCCGCTACATCGCCGCCTCCCTCGGCTACGAGGGCGACCAGCGGTTGGAGTTCGTCCCGGTGTCCACCGAGGACCGGATCCCCGCGCTCCAGGGCGGCGCCGTCGACCTGGTGGTCTCCAGCTTCTCGATCACCGAGGAGCGCAAGAAGCTGGTCAGCTTCGCCGGGCCGTACTTCGTCACCACCCAGGAGGTGATGGTGCCGATCCGGCTCAAGGACAAGGTCCGCACCATCGAGGACCTGCGCGACCCGGCGTACAAGATCTGTACCAGCGGCGGCTCGACCACCGAGGCGGAGCTGGAGAAGCACCAGGTCCGCGCCCTCGTGGTGAAGGACGTCGGGGACTGCGTGGACGGCATCCGGGCGGGCCGGTACGACGCGGTCAGCTCGGACGAGGCGATCCTGGCCGGCTTCCTCTCCCGGTTCCCCACCGAGTTCGAGATCGTCGACATGCCCTTCGGCACCAGCGAACTGCTCGGCGTGGGCGTTCCGATCGGCGACCCGGCGCTGCGCGACCTCGTCGCGTTCTTCCTCGACAAGAGCTACCAGCAGGGGCGGGACGGCCAGGCCAGCCCCTGGCAGACCGCGTACAACCGGACGCTCGGCCCGTGGCTGCCGGCCGAGAAGCGGCAGCCGCAGCCGCTGGAGGTGCCGAAGCTGGTGGACTTCGACGACCGGGCACCCCGGCGATGA